GTTTTCAGCAGGAGCAATTTCAGAGATATAAATGGGTGCTGCAACGGAAGATGCTCCTACTCCTAAACCGCCAATAAAGCGGAAGATGGAAAACATGTATGGATCAGTGGCCAATCCGGATCCTATTGCTGATACCAGGTATAATACCCCGATCAAGAAAAGCGTTTTTTTTCGTCCGATTTTATCGCATGGAATTCCTCCAAAAATGGCACCGACGACGGTTCCCCAAAGGGCCATTGACATGATAAAAGTTCCATGGAACCATTCTCCTGTATTCCATAATTTTTGAATGGGAACATCCGCACCTGATATAACAATGGTATCAAATCCAAAAAGAAATCCTGCAAGTGCAACGGTAATGGTCCAAAAAGTAACTTGATTCTTCATCTGCTTTAGTTTTGTTATTTAAGGCCCTTAAAAGGCATATGATTTCAAAAATGTTTCAAATAGTATCAATCATGTTCCAATAATCAAAATGTTGCCTCACGGGCTTTTTTCGCCATTTCCAGCGTTTGGTTACATTGTCGAATGACTTCCTGGTTTTTTATTTCAAGGTTTTGACTGGCTATTTTTTTTGCTCGAAGAAATAACACTGTTGAAGCGCACAGGAAAATGGGGAGTGCTAAACTTGCTGAAAGAATATAGAGAAAAATTCGCTGGTTTTTTATCACCAGCCCTGTTTCCCATTCGCCCTCTACTTCGGTAATCTCCTCAATGCCGGGGTATTACCAGTAACCAGGAAATTCTTAACCAACCGGGGTGCAGCATTTTTTAGTCGTGGTTAACCTCTATAAAATTATTTCAGCCAGGTAGTAAGGTCGATATCAGCCGCCGTTTTTACAATCAAATCGGGACTAAATGCGAATTCTTTAATGTTTTCCTCCTTGGTAACCCCGGAAAGCGTAAGTATGGTCCTATATCCCATCTGAATGCCACCCAAAATATCCGTAGCCATGGTGTCGCCGATCATCGTCGTTTCCTCGGTCATAAGGCCCAGTTTCTTCCTGGCCACGCGCATCATTACCGGGCTGGGTTTTCCCACGGAAAAAGCCTTAATGCCTGTAGCCTCCTCAATCATGGCGATCACCGCCTTGATCCCCAGGTTGTTCCAACCCTTTATTTTTGGAGAAGGATCCAGGTTGGTGGCAACGAGTTTTGCGCCGTCGAGGATCATATCCACCGCATTATTCACCATTTCCAATGTAAAATTACGCCCCTCTCCTACTACTACAAAATCTGGATTGTGTGTCGCCAAAGAATAGCCATATTCATGGATACTGGTCAGGAGTCCCCCTTCTCCGAGCACGTATGCCGTCCCACCGGGCTTCTGTCTTGATAAAAACCAGCCGGTAGCCATAGCACTGGTAAAGACCTCTTTTTCTTCCGCCTCGATTCCCAGCCCGGTAAGTTTATTGACCACATCCCTGGGGGTGCGCTGACTGTTGTTGGTAAGAAACAAAAAGGGCACCTTTTTTTTCTTTAAATTTTCAATAAATTTATCTGCTCCGGGGATAAGGTCATTACCGCTGTAGATAACACCGTCCATATCGATTAAAAATCCTTTTGCCATTGTGTATGTTTGTTTTGGTAGTTAATTAAATAATTTGAATTCGATACTCTTTGACAGAAATTAACCTACCGGTATTCCGCCCGAAAATACTAAAAAAAATGACCAATGTTATTTCGAAGGCAAAAAATCAGGGCTTTAAAAAGCTTTTTATATGAAGGCTTAGTAACTTTAGTCCCTCTATTAAAATTATTTTGTCCAGATGGAAGATAAAATAGCTATGGTTTTGGGGATTTCTTTTGTTACTAAATATCTACTGGCCGACTACCTGATTTCTCTCGACGACC
This sequence is a window from Lewinellaceae bacterium. Protein-coding genes within it:
- a CDS encoding HAD family hydrolase, yielding MAKGFLIDMDGVIYSGNDLIPGADKFIENLKKKKVPFLFLTNNSQRTPRDVVNKLTGLGIEAEEKEVFTSAMATGWFLSRQKPGGTAYVLGEGGLLTSIHEYGYSLATHNPDFVVVGEGRNFTLEMVNNAVDMILDGAKLVATNLDPSPKIKGWNNLGIKAVIAMIEEATGIKAFSVGKPSPVMMRVARKKLGLMTEETTMIGDTMATDILGGIQMGYRTILTLSGVTKEENIKEFAFSPDLIVKTAADIDLTTWLK